TAAATTATAATTCATTATTTATGTTTTTATGGATAGCTATGATGTTTATAAGCATATCATATGCTGTAGATAAAAATTTAGCTTTAAAAGAATCTATAAGAATTAGTACCTATTTATTTTTATTTTTTATGATTAAATATTATATTATTGATAAAAAAATGATAAATAGGATTATGTATTCCTCAATAGCATCAGCTATGGTTATATCGATTATAGGTATAGCGCAGTATTGTTTAGGAAAAGGGATAAAATATTATGGTGGCGGGGAAGCAGTTTCAAGGATAGTGTCTACACTAGAAAACTCAAATAACTTAGGTGCATTTTTTATTTTATTTATTTTCCCATTTATCATATTATTTATAAAAGAAAAACAGATTAATAAAAAAATTATTTTTGGTTTTACAACATTAATATTTTTATTAAATATAATACTATCGTTTTCAAGAAATGCTTGGCTAGCTCTTATTATAGGATATATTGCTCTAATATTTATATATAATTTTAGATTAATATATGGAGTAATTATAGCAATTCCCATAGGGTTAATGATACCGCAAATATCTAACAGAATTAGAGATATTGGTAATTTGAGTCAAAACTTATCAAGACTAAGTTTATGGGAAATAGCTTTAAAGATGATAAAAGATAATAAAATATTAGGTGTGGGAAATGGAAATTATAGAACTCTATATGAAGAATATTATAAAAAAGTAAAAAAAATTGGATACTATAAAGCACATGAAAATTTTCATCCACACAATGCTTATTTAAAAGCTCAATGTGAATTAGGTATAGTAGGTTCTATATCATTAATAGGATTTTTAATATCTTCCCTTATTAAAAATAATAGGTTTTCCAATAATGTGGATAATAATTTTTATAAGCATTTTTATAAAGGGTTTACAGCGTCTATAGTAGCCTTTATGTTTATGAATTTCATAGATAATTTTTTTTCAGCACCTAAAGTAATAGCTTTCTTTTTTATATTTTTAGCTATAAGTGATTCTTATTCATACAATATTCAAAATAAAAGTTTGTAAAAGGAGTTGTTTAAAACTCCTTTTTTAAATATCATTATATTTATCCGATAACTACCCGCTAGTACTCCTATATCACTCTGTGAAAGCTATTTCCACCAAATCAAAGATTTGGACCCTCTGCTTTTCTTCAAAGTGGGAGTAAAGAGCGGCTATGTCCCTAGATAACAATTTTTAAGTTTCGGAGGAAGTAAAAACTGTCTGTGAAGCCAGAACTATGTTTATGAAATATGGAATGCTAGGAGATGATTAAAATAAAAGCACTTCAAATTATAACAGGTAATGATATAGGTGGTGGAGGAAAGCATGTCTTAAATTTATGTCATTATTCTAAAGACTTATTTAATACTGTATTAGGATGTATAGGAGAAGGGGCTTTATATGATAAAGCAAAAGAATTAGGAATAGAAACAAAATTATTTAGTAGAAAATGTTTTATTAATAGAGAAATAGAGGAATATATAAAAAATAATAATATAGATATAGTTAATTTTCATGGAGCTAAGGCTTTTTTTACTCACTATTTTATTAATAAAAGATTAAGAGTACCTGCAGTAGCTACTGTACACAGTAATTATAAAGAAGACTTTTTAAATAATAAAATTAAATATTATTTATTTACTCCATTAAGTATTAAAGGAATAAAGAGTTTTAATAATCATATATGTGTATCGAATTATATAAAAGATATTTTAAATAAAGATAAGATAGAAAGTAAAAAATTTGTAGTGAATAATGGAATAGATTTAAATTATTACAAAAATAAAGTTAAAACTAACACTGATTTAAGAGAAAAATTAAATATTGAACAAAAAGATTTTGTATATATAATGATAGCTAGAATGCACCCTATTAAAAATCATAATTTATTAATTGAAGCTTTTTATAAGCTAAAACAGGAATATAAAAATATAAAATTACTTTTATTAGGAGATGGAGTAGAAGAGGCAAAATTAAAAGAAAAAGTAGATAAACTAAATTTAAATAGGAATATTATATTTTTAGGTTTTAGAGAAAATATAGAGGATTACATAGAAATATCCGATATAAGTATATTAACATCTTTAAATGAAGGAGGCTCTCCTCCTTTAGTTATATTAGAAAGTGGTATAAAAAAGGTTCCGATAATAGCATCAAATGTGGGAGATATATCTTATACCGTAAATGGAGATAACGGCTTTTTAATAGAACCTACTTCAGTTTTGGATATATATGATAAAATGAAAGAAGCTTACAATAATAAAAGTAAATTAAATATTTTAGGTGAAAATCTATATGATACTGTGATTAATAAATATTCTATAGATAGTTTTTGTAAATCCTATTATGAATGTTATAAAAATATGATTTAGTATTTTGGAGTGGATTAAATGAAGGAAAACAAAGCTTTAAAAAATTCTGTTTTTGTTATGCTATTAATAATATTAGGAAAAGTTTTTGCACTAATAAGAGATTCTTTAATAGCGGCAAAATTTGGGGCTACTGATATAACAGATATATACATTTTCTCATTGGGTATAGTGAACCTTTTAACTACTATAAGTTATGGGTTAACTACTACATTTATACCAATGCATACAGAGAATTTGGAAAGTGGAAACAAGAAAGAAAGTAATAAATTTGTAAATAATGTGCTTAATACCTTTTCTATAGGAACTATTATTTTAACTATATTAATGATAATATTTGCAAAATATATAATCTATATTTTTGGTCCTGGATTTCAAAAAGATTTAATTGTTTTCAATACGTCTATTAAAATAACTAGAATAATGTTATTATCTTTGATTTTTATAAGTTTACAGAGTGTTATTACAGGAGTGTTGCAAGCTCATAAACAATTTTTAGAACCTGCAGCTATGGCAATGGTATCTAATATAGTATATATTATATATCTAGTCTTTTTAGTTAGTAACTATGGAATGGTAGGGTTTGCAGCAGCTGTAGTATTGGGCTTTTTTGCACAACTGATAATAAATATACCTAAATATAAAAAAATGGGTTATAAATATAGTACATATATTAATTTAGAGGATAGCAAGACTAGGCAAATGTTTAAACTTACAATGCCTGTTATAATAAGTACTTCTGTTATTCAATTGAATCTTGCTATAAATAGAGCTTTTGCCACTACTATTTTTGCGGGAGCAACTACTATATTGGAAAATGCAAATAAAATAAATACATTGGCCTATGAAGTATTCGCTATAGGGATAGCTATGATAGTTTATCCAACACTATCTGAATTGGCTGCTAAAAATGATAAAAAACAATATAAGGTGAAATTAAGAAGAGCTATAAATATAATACTTATAATAATGGTTCCCGCAGCAGTTGGAATTGCCGTGCTTAGGGAACCACTTATAAATATAATTTTTAAAAGAGGAGCTTTCAGCAATGAAGCAGCTTCTTTAACATCACAGGCATTACTTTTATATACTCCAGCTATGATAGCTTATGGAGTGAGAGATATATTAAACAAAGCTTTTTATGCCATAAAAGATACTAAAACTCCTATGATTAATAGTTTTATAGGCATAATAATAAATGTAGTTATAAATATTTTATTAATAAAACATTTAGGAGTTAGGGGTCTTACATTAGCAACTACTATATCAGCGATTATTATAACTATAATTATGTTGTTAGATTTAAACAAGAAATTAAATGGTATAGATATTAAAAATACGATTACATCCTTTGCAAAGATAATTTTATCTGCTTTATTTATGGGAGTGGTAGTTATTTTTGTAAATAAATTTATTTTATTAAACTTAGGAACAGGAACTAAAGGTAGTGCTATATCAGTTTTAATTTGTATGGTTATTGGTGCAATATGCTATGCTGTAGTTATATATTTATTGAAAGTTGAAGAAATACAGGATATAGTAGAACCGGTATTAAAAATATTAAAGTTTAAAAAATAAATAGTTAATTATATTGTAAAGGAAATTTAATTTTGATATAGTATAAACAGTATTTTAAGAATTTATTTATGATAAAATTAAAAAATACTATAAATATATTTTTGTGGATTATAATGTTTATTAAAAATATGTTATAATTCAATGCATTTATCTTAGGAGGAAATTAATATGAGTGATAGTCCCAAGGAGTTTATAAAAAGATTTATTGGTTTTTCTATGGGACCAATAATATCAGCTATTATTAGCTTTATTACTGTTCCTATAACTGCATATTTTGTAGTTCCAGCAGAGTTTGGAAAAGCTTCTATGTATACAATGGCTTTAAGTATTAGTTCATTGTTTATATATTTAGGTATGGATCAATCTTTTACTAGAGAGTTTAATTCAGAGGAAGATAAAAAATCTTTATTTTGGAATTCCTTAATTGCACCTTTAATATTTTCACTAGTACTAGGAGTTTTGTTTATTATTTTTTATAAGCCATTATCTGTGTTAATGATTGATACTGTTGATAGATATATAGTAGTTATTTTGGCATTATCATTACCTTTTGCAGTTATAGATAGATTTAGCTTATTATTGATAAGAATGGAAGAGAAAGCTAGATTGTATTCTCTTTTTAATGTAATAAGCAAAGTTGTAAATGTAATAATTTTAGTACCTTATCTTTTATATATAGATAAAAGTTTTAAAGGAATAATAAATGCAGGTTTCGTGTCATTAGTTTTTGTGTGTATAGCTGAATGCTTTTTTACAAGAGAATATTGGTTTACTAAATTTAAACTAAATAACGCTTTAATAAATAAAATGTTTAGGTTTGGGTTACCTTTAATACCAGCATCCGTAATTGTTTGGTTTTTGAATTCTATGGATAAAATAGCTATGAGACAATGGTCATCTTTTGAAGAAATAGGATTATATTCAGTTGCATTTAAAATTGTTACTGTAGTAAGTATAGTTCAAAGTGCATTTTGTACTTTTTGGACACCAACTGCCTTTAGATGGTATGAAGAAAAGGTAGAAGGAGAAAAATTTATAAAAGTAAGCAATATGCTAATGTGTTTTATGAACTTTATGTTTGTAGGCATAATTTTATTTAAGGATTTAATAATAAAAATATTCAAGGCAAGTTATGCTGGTTCAGCTCCTATAGTACCATTTTTATTATTATTACCTATAATGTATACTGTATCAGAATCTACTTGCTTAGGAATATCTTTTTCAAGAAAAACATCTTATAATATAATAGTATCATTAATAGCAGCAGTAGTTAATTATATTTTAAATTACTTATTAGTTCCAAAGTATGGAGCTTTAGGAGCTTCCATAGCTACAGGTATAGCTTATACTGTGTTCTTTTGGTCAAGAACTCTTATATCAAGAAAATTGTGGTTTAAATTTAAATTAGGTTTTTATATATTAAATACAGCATCTATGTTATTATTAGCATCATTAGATGTATTGTATAATAATCTTTATATAGATATTGCTATATCTTTATTTATTGTATATATAAATAGAAAAGAAGTTAAATCTATTTTTTCTTATATTAATATGTTTTTGAAAGACAGAAAAAATAAAGTGGTTGCTTAGGAGGGTGAAAATGGAGCTTGAAATGCCAATTATAGATGTAGAAAAAGATATAAAAAGTAAAAAAGTACAATTTGTTATAAAAAGATTTTTAGATATAATACTATCCTTAATAGGAATAATTGTATTATCTCCAATATATTTAATTTTATTTTTATGGATCAAATTAGATTCAAAGGGTCCAGCTCTATTTAAACAAGTTAGGGTTGGAAAAGATAATAAAGATTTCGTAATATATAAGTTTAGAACAATGGTAGTAGATGCAGAAAAGAAAAAAAAGATAGATTTAGAAATAGAAGATATATCTAATTTTGTTTTCCAAAGCAGGAGTGATAATAGAATTACAAAGGCAGGAAAATTTTTGAGAAAAACTAGTTTAGATGAAATACCTCAATTATTTAATGTATTAAAAGGAAATATGACTTTAGTAGGTCCAAGACCAGAAATTCCAGATGTAGTTAAACATTATCCAAAGGAGTATGCTCAAAGGTTATTAGTAACTCCAGGCATAACAGGATTAGCACAGGTTAGTGGACGTGGGGAAATAGAGCTCGGAAAAACTGTGTATTATGATGTAACTTACATAAAAAATTTTTCAGTTTGGTATGATATAAAAATATTATTCCAAACAGTATTTAAAGTTTTTAAAAATGAAGGTGCTTTTTAGTATAAAATCAGTTTTGATTAAATTATTTTAAAAGCTAAAGATAACCTCAATTTTTTATAGAGAGCAGCATAAGTGTTCGCTAATTATAAGGCAAAATATTACTGCACAAGTATCGTTAATTATAGTTTATTTACAAAGTTTGATATAATAACTATAATTAATGTATATTGTGCATTTTTAATTTTAGGGGTGAATAAATGAAAACAGAAATGTTAGGATATAGTATATTTAATGATAATAAAGAAGAACTTTTAAATATAATAGATAAATATGAAAAAGTTAATATAATTTCTGGTAATCCAGAAGTGTTATATAATGGATTAAATAATGAAGAATTATTTAAAAATTTTACAGATAAAGATTCTATAATTATACCAGATGGAGTAGGTGTAGTTTTAGCTTCAAAAATTATAAAGAGCCCTGTAAAAGAAAAAATTGCAGGGATTGAAGTAATGGACTCTATATTAAAAAAGTGTAATGAAAATGGTAAAGCTGTGTATTTGTTAGGAACCACGGAAGATGTATTAAAAGAATGTGAGAGAAAATTATTAATAAAATACAAGAACTTAAATATTGTAGGGAAGCACAATGGTTTTTTTGATATGGATAGTTGTGAAGATATATTAGAAGATATTAAAGAGTCTAATCCCTATGCTTTATTTATAGCTATGGGATGTCCGAGACAGGAAAAATTCATAACTAAATATATGGATAAACTTCCTTGCAAAATTTATATGGGTGTAGGGGGAAGTTTTGATGTATTTGCTGGAAAAGTAAAAAGAGCACCTAAATGGATGATAAATTGTAATCTAGAATGGTTATATAGGGTAATTAAAGAACCTTATAGAATAAATCGATTGGCAGCTATACCTAAATTTTTATTAAAAGTATTAATTAATAAAAAATAATGAAGTTTTTTTGCGATTATGTATATTTATATAAATGTTATATAAATATAATAAACTAATATTATAGTTTCATATTTAAAAAAATATAGAATTAGATATTATTGCAAAATGGATTAAATTAGTTAAGTAAAAATATACTTTATACCATGACTAACTATTTATAATAAATTAATTTCCTTAAAAGTAGAAATAAAGAATATCTAGATTCATGGGAAAAGATTTCTAATATGTAATAGTAAAAACTTCCTTTAAGGCTTAAAAATTTGTTTATATATAATAATATTAAAACTAGAAAAAGTATTATAAAATTTTTAAATGTGTAATAACAATAATAAATACTTTATTTTAAATTAAAAAGCTATGAATTTGCAATATTATATTGTTAAACTCATAGCCTTTTATAATAATAACCTACATTATTAATTGATTATTTTTTAGGTAAATCCTCCAGAGTCTTAAATTCATATCCATCATTTTTTAGTTCTTTTAACACAGGATCTAATATCTCAGCATTTGTTTTAGAAACTGCATGTAAAAGAATAATACTTCCATTGTGAACTCCATTTAATATTTTTTCTTTACCTTGTTCAGGAGAAGGTTGCTTATTTCTATCCCAATCAAGATAAGCAAAACTCCAAAATATACTCTTATATCCTAAGTCTTCTGTATATTTTAAGGATAACTCACTGTATTTGCCCATAGGCGGTCTGAAAAATTTAGGCATATCTTTATTTGTAATATCTTTATATAAATCCTCTACAACGGTAAATTCTTTTTCAAAACTTTCTTTACCTTTTAAGGCTGCAGATGCCATAGAAGGATGATGGTCAGAATGATTACAAACTAAATGCCCTTCATCAACCATTCTTTTTATTAAATCTTTGTTTTGTTTTACATAAGGTGCAGTTACAAAGAAAGCTGCTTTAATATTATTTGCTTTTAATACATCTAATATTTTGTCGGTATAACCATTTTCGTAGCCTTCATCAAAGGTAAGATATAAATGTTTTTTAGAGGTATCACCAAGAAAATATCCAGAATATTTGTTAAGAGCATTTTCCATATCCTCTGGTATAGTAGCAGGTTCATTATTTTTACTAGGCTTAAAAAACCAATCTTTTTCTTTAGAGGATATATTAGATTCATCTTTAAATTTATTTATATTACTACTAGTACTAGTATCTTTTTTTATATCCTTGATATTCTGTTCATTGTTTTTATAATCACTATTATTTCTCATTTGTGATTTAGTATTTTCTTCAGTATGTGTAGATTTGTTTTTTATGTTACCTTCTTCTGTTTTTGTATTATTTTCTTCTGATCTCGCATTAAAACTTTTGTTGGAAGCATTTAAATTGCAAGAACATAATAAAAAAGAAGAAACTAAAATGCAAGAAATAATTTTTTTATTCATAAATAAATCACCTATCCTTTTCTATGTTATACTTTTTATAGAATAATAGAGATTGTGGTGAGTAATATGAATGCATTTAAAGATGATATTGAAAAAATTTTTAGAATACTAATATCTCCTATAAATAGTATTTACAAATATGAAGCTATTAATAACTTTAAATATAAGTTATCTATTGGTAAATATGAAAATATATCCTTAAAGTATTATGAAATCATAAAAGGGAAAAAAGAAACTGGAGTTATATATACTCCAAAAGAAATATCTATTTATATGATAGAAAATACCATAAATAAAGAGGAAATAATAAATAATCCATTTATAAGAATACTAGATCCTGCTTGTGGCTGTGGAAATATTTTAATTCCCTGTTTTTTTTATTTAAAGACCATATTTGAGAAAAATCTAAAAGAGATAAATAAAAAGCATAATATGAATTTAGAAAAACAATATATAAACAAGCATATATTAGATAATAATTTATATGGATTTGATATTGATCCAATAGCTATAAAAATATTAATAATAGATTTATTTTGTTTAACAGGATACTATAATAAAAATAATTTTAAAAAAAGAGATTTTTTAATAGAAGATATAA
Above is a window of Clostridium sporogenes DNA encoding:
- a CDS encoding O-antigen ligase family protein, yielding MKKFGNFLSYIISVYIVILPILPSKFKYKNIPLNADVLLAVMMIIFMIAVIINKDIRKKFVYEIKRDFFINYNSLFMFLWIAMMFISISYAVDKNLALKESIRISTYLFLFFMIKYYIIDKKMINRIMYSSIASAMVISIIGIAQYCLGKGIKYYGGGEAVSRIVSTLENSNNLGAFFILFIFPFIILFIKEKQINKKIIFGFTTLIFLLNIILSFSRNAWLALIIGYIALIFIYNFRLIYGVIIAIPIGLMIPQISNRIRDIGNLSQNLSRLSLWEIALKMIKDNKILGVGNGNYRTLYEEYYKKVKKIGYYKAHENFHPHNAYLKAQCELGIVGSISLIGFLISSLIKNNRFSNNVDNNFYKHFYKGFTASIVAFMFMNFIDNFFSAPKVIAFFFIFLAISDSYSYNIQNKSL
- a CDS encoding glycosyltransferase family 4 protein → MIKIKALQIITGNDIGGGGKHVLNLCHYSKDLFNTVLGCIGEGALYDKAKELGIETKLFSRKCFINREIEEYIKNNNIDIVNFHGAKAFFTHYFINKRLRVPAVATVHSNYKEDFLNNKIKYYLFTPLSIKGIKSFNNHICVSNYIKDILNKDKIESKKFVVNNGIDLNYYKNKVKTNTDLREKLNIEQKDFVYIMIARMHPIKNHNLLIEAFYKLKQEYKNIKLLLLGDGVEEAKLKEKVDKLNLNRNIIFLGFRENIEDYIEISDISILTSLNEGGSPPLVILESGIKKVPIIASNVGDISYTVNGDNGFLIEPTSVLDIYDKMKEAYNNKSKLNILGENLYDTVINKYSIDSFCKSYYECYKNMI
- the murJ gene encoding murein biosynthesis integral membrane protein MurJ, with product MKENKALKNSVFVMLLIILGKVFALIRDSLIAAKFGATDITDIYIFSLGIVNLLTTISYGLTTTFIPMHTENLESGNKKESNKFVNNVLNTFSIGTIILTILMIIFAKYIIYIFGPGFQKDLIVFNTSIKITRIMLLSLIFISLQSVITGVLQAHKQFLEPAAMAMVSNIVYIIYLVFLVSNYGMVGFAAAVVLGFFAQLIINIPKYKKMGYKYSTYINLEDSKTRQMFKLTMPVIISTSVIQLNLAINRAFATTIFAGATTILENANKINTLAYEVFAIGIAMIVYPTLSELAAKNDKKQYKVKLRRAINIILIIMVPAAVGIAVLREPLINIIFKRGAFSNEAASLTSQALLLYTPAMIAYGVRDILNKAFYAIKDTKTPMINSFIGIIINVVINILLIKHLGVRGLTLATTISAIIITIIMLLDLNKKLNGIDIKNTITSFAKIILSALFMGVVVIFVNKFILLNLGTGTKGSAISVLICMVIGAICYAVVIYLLKVEEIQDIVEPVLKILKFKK
- a CDS encoding oligosaccharide flippase family protein; protein product: MSDSPKEFIKRFIGFSMGPIISAIISFITVPITAYFVVPAEFGKASMYTMALSISSLFIYLGMDQSFTREFNSEEDKKSLFWNSLIAPLIFSLVLGVLFIIFYKPLSVLMIDTVDRYIVVILALSLPFAVIDRFSLLLIRMEEKARLYSLFNVISKVVNVIILVPYLLYIDKSFKGIINAGFVSLVFVCIAECFFTREYWFTKFKLNNALINKMFRFGLPLIPASVIVWFLNSMDKIAMRQWSSFEEIGLYSVAFKIVTVVSIVQSAFCTFWTPTAFRWYEEKVEGEKFIKVSNMLMCFMNFMFVGIILFKDLIIKIFKASYAGSAPIVPFLLLLPIMYTVSESTCLGISFSRKTSYNIIVSLIAAVVNYILNYLLVPKYGALGASIATGIAYTVFFWSRTLISRKLWFKFKLGFYILNTASMLLLASLDVLYNNLYIDIAISLFIVYINRKEVKSIFSYINMFLKDRKNKVVA
- a CDS encoding sugar transferase codes for the protein MELEMPIIDVEKDIKSKKVQFVIKRFLDIILSLIGIIVLSPIYLILFLWIKLDSKGPALFKQVRVGKDNKDFVIYKFRTMVVDAEKKKKIDLEIEDISNFVFQSRSDNRITKAGKFLRKTSLDEIPQLFNVLKGNMTLVGPRPEIPDVVKHYPKEYAQRLLVTPGITGLAQVSGRGEIELGKTVYYDVTYIKNFSVWYDIKILFQTVFKVFKNEGAF
- a CDS encoding WecB/TagA/CpsF family glycosyltransferase, whose translation is MKTEMLGYSIFNDNKEELLNIIDKYEKVNIISGNPEVLYNGLNNEELFKNFTDKDSIIIPDGVGVVLASKIIKSPVKEKIAGIEVMDSILKKCNENGKAVYLLGTTEDVLKECERKLLIKYKNLNIVGKHNGFFDMDSCEDILEDIKESNPYALFIAMGCPRQEKFITKYMDKLPCKIYMGVGGSFDVFAGKVKRAPKWMINCNLEWLYRVIKEPYRINRLAAIPKFLLKVLINKK
- the pdaA gene encoding delta-lactam-biosynthetic de-N-acetylase, with the translated sequence MNKKIISCILVSSFLLCSCNLNASNKSFNARSEENNTKTEEGNIKNKSTHTEENTKSQMRNNSDYKNNEQNIKDIKKDTSTSSNINKFKDESNISSKEKDWFFKPSKNNEPATIPEDMENALNKYSGYFLGDTSKKHLYLTFDEGYENGYTDKILDVLKANNIKAAFFVTAPYVKQNKDLIKRMVDEGHLVCNHSDHHPSMASAALKGKESFEKEFTVVEDLYKDITNKDMPKFFRPPMGKYSELSLKYTEDLGYKSIFWSFAYLDWDRNKQPSPEQGKEKILNGVHNGSIILLHAVSKTNAEILDPVLKELKNDGYEFKTLEDLPKK